The nucleotide sequence GGGGTCTCAAGTCCAAGGAATTTCGCTATTGCAGTTACAGCCCTTCTTGTTGTCATTTCAAGAACTCTCGGAACGTAGTCTTTTCCATGAATTGGAATTCTTATTCCGTTGTCGAATGCCCATACCTTAACCTGTTCCTCAACAACCGGCTCAAGCTCTTCAACTATGAGAACTCTCTCCAATCCATCAAAGAACTTCTCAAGCAGACGATAGGGCACGGGGAATGGTGTGCCAAGCTTTAGGACTTTTACATCATCAACGCCAAGCCATGTTAAAGCTTCTTTTACATATGAGTAAGCCAATCCAGGGGCTATGATACCTACTTTAGCATCTTCTTTGCCCTCAATCCAGTTGAATGGGCATTCTGCTAGTTCTTCTCTCATTTTTTCAATTGTCTCGAGAACCCATGAATGCTTCTTTCTCTGAAACGCTGGGATATCAACAAATCGCTCTGGATTTTTCTCAAACTTACCGAACTTTCTCTTACCAAGCTTTATCTCTTCAGGAAGCTCCCCTAAAACAACATCTCCCCTTGCGTGTGAAATTCTTGTTGTTGTCCTCAGAATAACCATCTGCTTGAACTTCTCACTCAGTTCAAAGGCGTATTTTGTCATTTCTTTTGCTTCATGGGGGCTTGAAGGCTCAAGAACTGGAACTTGGGCAAACTTTGCAAAAATCCTTGTATCTTGCTCGTTTTGTGATGACCACATGCTTGGATCATCAGCAACCATTATGACAAATCCACCTTCAACACCCATGTAAGAGACAGTCATGAAACTATCCGCGGCAACGTTCAATCCGACGTGCTTCATTGCTGTCATAGCCCTCAGTCCAGACCATGCTGCACTTAAGGCTGTCTCAAATGCAACCTTCTCGTTTGTTGAATACTCCATATAAACGCCTGCCTTCTCTGCAACAGCAGCCATTGTGTCTGTAAGCTCAGAACTCGGCGTTCCAGGATAAGCTGCGAAAACAGCTATGTTTGCCTCAAGGGCACCTCTTGCGATTGCGTGATTTCCTAAAAGGAGAACTTTTTCCCCAGGCTTATCCCACAAAACTATGTCAGTAACTTTTGCCATCTACAACACCTCTCATTTGTTTCTTCTCCTTGCGATTTCCCAAAGGGCATATGCCGCTATTCCCACATCTTCAGGTCTTTCATAAACCGGAATACCTTCTTTCTCGAGGAGTTCTTTAGCCGGCTCGCTGACATAGCCAGCCATAAACAACGCTAAAATAGGCTTTCCGTTGTTAACTTCCTTCACAGCTCTTATAACACCTTCAGCATGCTCCGTTGGAGTCATTCCAGCAAATGTAGGTACAACACAAATTGCAATGAGCATATCAACATTTTCATCCTCCAAAAGGAGCTTAGCAGTCTTGTAATACTCTTCCCCCCTTGCGCTTGCTATCATGTCCACTGGATTCTTAACAGCAGCCATTGGCGGCAAGAACTCTCTAAGTTTTTGCATTGTCTCCTCCTTTAAGTTGGCTAGCTTAAGCCCGTGCTTGTCAATCTCATCAGCCGTTAATACTCCAGGACCGCCAGCGTTTGTCATAATTGCAACTCTGTTACCCTGTGGAATAGGCTGAGTAAACGCTCTTGCCATGCTGAGCATCTCATCAATTGTATTTGCAACTAAAATGCTGGTCTGCTTAAATGCTGCTTCATAAATCTTGTAACTTCCAGCTAATGAACCTGTATGGCTTGAAGCAGCCCTCGCCCCACTCTCGCTCTTTCCAGCCTTGAGAACAATGACAGGCTTTTTCTTGGTAACTTTTCTAGCAGCCTCCATGAACTTTCTTCCGTCTTTGACACCTTCAATGTACAAAGCTATTGCTTTGCTCTCTGGATCGTCTGCTAAGTACTCCATGAGCTCTGAAAAGTCAACATCAGCCATGTTTCCAATGCTTATAAACTTAGAAAATCCAATTCCTTCCTTAACAGTTTTATAAACAATTCCAGCTCCAAGAGCTCCGCTCTGAGAAACAAATGCTATGTCCCCTTTCTTTGCATCCATTATGAATGTTGCGTTCATGTTGTTGTGAGTGTTCATAATTCCGACACAGTTTGGACCGATAATCCTCATGCCGTATTGGTGAGCGATCCCAACGAGTTCTCTCTCTTCCTTTTTTCCCTCTTCCCCAGTTTCTCCAAATCCAGCTGTAATGAGAACAATTCCTTTCACTCCCTTTTCGCCGCAGTCAATTACTGTCTGCTTTACAAATTTCTTAGGAACAACGATTACTGCCAAATCTACTTCATCTGGAATGTCTTTGACGTTCTTGTAAGCTTTAACTCCTTGAACAACTTCATCCTTTACGTTTACTGGGTAAACTCTGCCGTCCTTGTACTTTTTGAGGTTCTTAAAAACTTCATAGCCGAGCTTTAAAGGATCATTAGAAGCGCCAATTACAGCTATTGCTTTAGGTTTGAAAAAATAATCAAATGTCATTGTTACAATCACCGAATTTTACATCGGTAAAAGTCTATATAAGCTTTCCGAAAACAGACAGTTAGACGTTTTTGAGCACAAATAAAGGAGAATATTCCCTAATGAGGCAAAAACAACACTAATGTGCAAAGATATGTAAAGTTTTACCTGGAAATCTTTCATTTAGACAGACATCAATAACCCCAAAACAATACCACACTTACCTCTCACCCAAAAATTTTTAGCTGGCTTTTCGAAACGTTTAAGTAATCTTTTGTTATTATTCTCACATGAGGCTTCTGGAGGTGATAAAGATGGTGAAAATAAAGTTCTTAGGACATGCAGCCTTTGAGATTGAGGGAAGCAAAAGAATTCTCATTGACCCATTCTTAACAGGAAATCCAGCTGCAGCTGCAAAGCCAGAGGACTTTGACAGAGTTGATTTAATCTTAGTTACTCACATGCATGGTGACCATGTTGGTGATGCTGTGAAAATTGCACAGAAAACTGGAGCAAAGATTGTAGCAATGTATGACATAGCGAACTACCTCGTTGAGAAGAACAGGGGCATAACAACAATTGGAATGAACTACGGCCCAACTGAGATTGATGGAGTTAAGATTGTCCAAGTCCCCGCTTGGCACTCAAGCGGAGCAGATGAGAACTTCATGGTAGGCAATGCCTGCGGATACATTGTGGAGATTGATGGTGTAACAATTTATCACGCTGGAGATACCTACGTTTTTAAGGACATGGAGCTGTTTGCTGAGCTTTATGGAATTGATGTCGCTCTGCTTCCAATTGGAGGACACTTCACAATGGGGCCAAAAGAAGCAGCAAAAGCTGTTGAACTTCTAAAACCAAAATATGTTATTCCAATGCACTACAACACCTGGCCGCCAATTGCACAAGACCCAGAGAAATTCAAGAAGCTTGTTGGCGACAAAGCAGAAGTCATAATCCTCAAGCCAGGAGAAACCTTCGAGCTTTGAAAAACCTTTTAAACTCTTTTCTTTTAGCTTTATTCTGGTGGTAAGATTGAAGAATAAAGGCTGGGTTTCACTTTCATTGCTCATATTGCTGGCAGTATCCCTGGTGAGCCTTACTCTTTTTCCTGTAAAAGCGCAGGAAAATAAACCCCAGTATGATTTGATAATTGTCAGGAATGATGATCTAATTGATTATATTGTGGCACTTCCTTATTCCAAAAAAACAAACGCCCCCATTCTTCCGGTTAATCCCAAAATGCTTGATGAAAAAACTAGGGCACAATTATATTCTTACGCTCAGCTTGGATGGAGAAATGTTCTGATCATCGGGAACTCAAACGCAGTGAGTAAGGAAGTTGAAGACGAACTTTTGTCTCTCGGCTTTAGTGTCACAAGAATAGGGGGAGAAGTAAGAACAGAAACTGCCGAAAAACTTGCAGTTGCGTTCTATCCCCAAGGTTCCAGCACAGTTGTGCTGGCGAGTGCCATGGATTATGGTTCAGCTTTAGCAGCAGCAAAATTTGCAATGGAATATGAGCTTCCTTTACTCCTAACTTTGGAAAATGACTTATCAGAGCATACGATAGCAGGATTAAAAAAGCTTCATCCAAGATTAGTGATAATAATTGGAACAGGACTAAATGAAACTATTGAGAAGAAACTTCAAGAAATGGGGTATGAGACATACTGGATGGGTCATCAAATAGAACCTCTGCCGATTTCCAAGCCAGAAGAACCTTCTCCAATTCCATGGGTTGTTATCGGTGCTGTGATATCACTTGCAATCGCCGTCCCAATAATTCTCTACTGGGCAAAGAAGAGATGGGCAGCAAATAGAGTTCCAATTGAAGTTTTAACTGAAAAGGAAAGGATAGTTGTTAAAGCAATACTCGAGAAGGGTGGAAAAGTAAAGCAGGAGGACTTACCAGAGCTGACTGGATACTCAAGACCTACAGTGAGCAGAATAGTTCAAGAGCTCGAGAAGAAGCAGTTGGTTACAAGAGAAAAAGTTGGAAAGACGTTTATAGTAAAGCTAATAAAGGAAATAAATCTCAAGGAGTAGCCGGTCGGATAAGCCCAACCGCTCATCACAACTCAGGGTCCTGGCTGTTTCCTCATCCCCTTTAGAATTTTTGGTTTCCTCCTTAATAAAAATTAAGAAAAGGGTTCATTTTTTAAAGAGATGGCCGTGTGCTCTGTTTATGTGCTTAATATAATCTTTGCTTCTCTTAAAGACCATTCCACATCTTGGGCATCTAAAGAATATCTCACCATCCCTGTCCTTGACTTTTATTGCCTTCAACACCGCCATCTCTCCACCCCCCGTGCTTTGATTTTTAGACTTGATTTTTAAGCTTTACTTTGGTTGTGTGAAGTTTGATCAAAAGGTTAAACTATTAAAGCATCAGAACAGTCAGAAACTTTCCGCCAGCGCTTGCGCAAGCAAGGGCTGTAATGGTGGGCCCGCGGGGATTCGAACCCCGGACCTCCGCCTTGTGAGGGCGGCGTCATAACCAGTCTAGACCACGGGCCCATTCCCGGCAATAATGAAAAGAGCGAAAAATATAAAGCTTTCGCTATAAATCTCTCCGCTTAAGTATCTCTTCCGGAGCATCAGCAAATGTCACAAGATACTCTTTCTCGACTATGTGCAACCTTCCTGGGACTACCATTATGTGAGGCTGCTTTCCAAAGTCTTCTTTTATCATATCCTTCACGTAGCCAGCTTTGAGCGTCGGAGTTAGTGAACCAGCCCTTGCTAGGACTACTACAAAAGTTTCAGGCGTAAATACATTCTGCTTCTTCATCTCCTCAACTTGAAGAAGAATCTCCATCGCTTCGTTTGCTGTCATGTATCTCCCTTGATCTGCTTTTATATCGAGGAAAAGCAATGTGTGTAGCCCTCTTTCCTTGTTCTCCTTTATCACGTCGTAGTGGCTCGTTGGAAACCAATTCTTTTCTGGATAAGCGACTGTTGCGCTTTTACCAAACTTGTAAATCTGCAAGCCCGTGATTGAAACAGCTGAGTAAATGGAGGGAGCATGGATTACATAGCTTTCAATCCCCATTTGCTTTGCCCTAATTCTTAAATCGGCATGAGTTGTTGCCACCATCGGATCACCAGCTGTTAAAAATGCGACGTCTTTGTTTTTAGCCTCACTTAAAACAATTTTCTCAAAATGCAGCTCTACTTCCTCCCTATTTAAAACTCTAATCGGCTTTCCAATAAGCTCCTCGATCCTCTCTATTGTCGTCCCTGCAAGCAGAGATGTGTAAAATTCTGCAAAGATCAAATCACATTTTCTCGCTATCTCAAGACCTTTGAGCGTGATATCCTTTTCATCGTATAGTCCCAAACCTATGAAGTAGATCGCCATTTTCACTTCACCGCTCTATACTTGATAGGTCTGTTTTTAAGTTTGTTTGGCACAAACTTTAGGAAAGTCTGATCAAGCTATGTGCCTCTTTAGATGGCCTAAAAGAGTTATTTTATCTTTTTAGATTAGAAACCAGTCCTTAAAGAGGATGAACAGATTTTGGCCAAACTTTTCTGACGAAAGTTTGTTGGCGGGCCCGGCGGGATTTGAACCCGCGACCTCCGGCTCCGGGGGCCGGCGCTCTATCCAGACTAAGCTACGGGCCCTCAGCACAAGTTATTAATTTTGCCTTAAAAATCTAGGGGTCAACTTTGTTGCCCAAAGTTTATATATTCAAATGAATCTTTTTTCTTTTCAGTGATGTGGTATGAAAGGTGACATGCATAGATTCAGTTTTGATAATAGTTTGATTTTAATTCCAAAAGAGCCAGACTTAAAATATCTCTATATTGAAATAACGAACCGCTGTAATCTAAGATGTGAGATGTGCTTTAAGCAGTACTGGGAAGACAAAGAAGGAGACATGGACTATAATCTTTTCTTAAAAATCCTCGATGATGCTAAGGAATTTCCAGAGCTCGAGATGATATATTTCGGGGGCATAGGTGAGCCAACTGTCCACCCACGCTTCATGGACATGGTAAAAGAAGTTAAAAAGAGAGGATATGCTTTGGGGATGTCAACCAACGGATTCCTCCTCACGGACAAGAAAATCAAAGAGCTTGTAAAGTTAGGTGTTGACTTAATTTATATCTCGCTAGATGCTATACCAACACAAGAAACTAAAATAGGGCATATTATGCCAAGTGTCGCAGTTGATAGAATAAAAAAGATTGTTGAAGAAAAAAAGCGTCAAGGAAAGGATTTCCCCCACATAGGTGTTGAAGTCGTTGTAACAAAAGAAAATTACTGGCAGATGTCCCATATAGCTGACTATCTTGGAGATTTAGGTATTGATGTGCTGCTTTTCTCAAATATAGTCCCAATAGAGAAGAAGCATGCAGACCAAATAGTCTATGATGGAAGTGTTGATCTGCAACCTTACATTAATGATCTCCATGCCAAAGCTTACAAGCATTTCCTTCTTAAATTGCCAGAATTTGAATTAAGAACAGAGAGACACTGTGACTTTGTGGAAAAGAAAGCCGCAGTAGTGAGATGGGATGGGGAAGTTGCTCCATGCTATCGCTTCCTTCACACATATCCGGAGGTAATCTTCGGTAGAGAGAAAAAAGTATACGCCTACTCTTTTGGAAATGTTAAAGAAAAATCCCTTAAAGAAATCTGGACAAGTAAGGACTACACATGGTTTAGATTTGTTGTAAAAAATGCCCTGTATCCATCATGTACGGATTGCCCGCTTGTTGATTCATGCAACTTTGTTGAGGACACAAATGCAGATTGCTGGAGTAACACTCCAAGCTGCGGCGATTGTTTATGGGCCAGAAGAATTGTCATGTGTCCAATTCCAGAAAAAGGTGTCAAAGGTTTCTGGTAACTTATAATATGCCAAGCTTTATTTTGTTATATTTTTACTCTTTATCCTTGCTATTTATTATTCCCGAATTTTAATGAGTCTGGATAATTTGTTTGTTATTGTCCAGATATGATATGAAAACAAATCAATTTAACAATACTTTCGTCCATAAACGGGTTTGCTTTCGTCAAGTTTATTAGCCATAAAATACCTAAAATTATTCGACAATATCTAGGGGGTTCCAAATATGTTCGGATACCATGGTAAAATTTTGAGGGTAAACTTGACAACAGGAAAGATTAGTGAAGAGAAGTTCGATGAGAAATTTGCCCAAAAATGGCTTGGAACTAGAGGTTTTGGTGTCTATTTCCTACTGAAGGAGATGGACCCAACAGTTGACCCATTTAGCCCAGAGAACAAGTTGATTTTTGCAACAGGTCCACTGACAGGAACAACTGCCCCAACAGGCGGTAGATACATGGTTATTACAAAAAGCCCGCTTACTGGCTATATAGCCATGGCAAACTCTGGTGGATTCTTCGGTGCAGAGCTTAAATTTGCTGGATGGGATGCCATAATCTTCGAAGGCAAAGCAGATCACCCTGTGTACCTCTACATAAACGATGACCAAGTTGAGCTGAGAGATGCCTCACACGTATGGGGTAAAGTCGTCAGTGAAACTGAAAAGATCCTCACAGAAGAAGTTGGCGACAAGAGGGTACAGATTGCATCAATTGGACCAGCTGGTGAAAACTTAGTTAGATTCGCAGCTGTGATGAACAACGGACACAGAGCAGCAGGTAGAGGCGGTGTCGGTGCTGTAATGGGTTCAAAGAACCTTAAGGCCATAGTCGTTAGAGGCCACAAGAGAGTTGAGATTGCTGACAGGCAGAAGTTCACAAGTGTTGTCAAGGAGAAGATTGAGAAGCTCAAGAAAGACCCGGTTGCCGGTGGAGGACTGCCAACATATGGAACAGCTGTTCTGGTTAACATCATCAATTCAAATGGTCTCTATCCAACAAGAAACTTCCAAGATAGCCAGTTCGAGTATGCTGAGGAACAAAGCGGTGAGGCCATGAGAGCAAAGTACTTGGTCAGAAACAAGCCATGTTTTGCATGTCCAATTGGATGTGGAAGAGTTAACGTTCTACCAACCCTCGGAGAGACTGAAGGACCAGAGTATGAAAGCATCTGGGCTCTCGGTGCACACCTTGGCATAAATGACCTTGCAAGCATCATTGAAGCAAATCACCTCTGTGATGAGTACGGACTGGATACAATCTCAACAGGTGGTACTTTAGCAACGGCAATGGAGCTCTATGAGAGAGGTCTCATAAAGCCCGAGGACATAGGAGATGCACCACCACTCAGGTTTGGAAATACAGAGGTTCTCCACTACTACATTGAAAAGCTTACATTTAGAAAAGGCTTTGGAGACATCCTAGCTGAAGGCGGTTACAGAGTTGCTGAGAAATTCAACGGCGTTGAGTACTTCATGGGTGTTAAGAAGCAAGAGCTACCAGCTTACGATCCAAGAGGTGCCGAAGGTCACGGGCTTGGTTATGCAACCAACAACAGAGGAGGATGTCACATCAAACAGTACATGATCAGCCCAGAAATATTGGGATACCCATACAAGATGGATCCACACGACATAAGCGACGAGAAAGTGAAAATGGTCATACTATTCCAAGACTTGACAGCATTAATTGATGCAGCAGGACTATGTCTCTTCACAACATTCGGACTTGGCGCAGATGATTACAGGGACATGCTTAACGCCGCTCTTGGCTGGGACTTCACAACTGAGGAATACCTCAAGATCGGTGAGAGAATCTGGAACGCAGAGAGACTCTTCAACCTCAAAGCAGGGCTTGATCCACTCAAGGAAGACACATTGCCGAAGAGACTCCTTGAGGAGCCTGTTAAACAGGGACCAAACAAGGGACATGTCGTTAGACTCAAGGAAATGCTTCCGAGATATTATGCACTTAGAGGATGGACAGAAGACGGTAAGGTTCCAGAGGAGAAAATTAAAGAGCTTGGACTTGAAGAGGTTGCCTGATTTCTTTCCTCTTCTACCGTTGCCTTTTTATTTTCCTCTGCAGTTCTTTTCTTGGTGGTCTTATGAAAATAATCCCCTTAGCATCTGAGAGCTTGGGTGTCAGGAGTTTAGCAACTTATGTTAAAATTGGCAAAACTGGAATTCTTATTGATCCTGGAGCGGCTTTAGGACCTAAGCGCTACTCTTTACCCCCAGCAAAAGCTGAGCTCGAAGCACTGATGAAAGCAAGGGAGAGAATACAATCTTATGCCAAAAAAGCGGACATAGTAACAATTTCTCATTACCATTATGACCACCACACGCCTTTCTTTGAAGGAATTTATGAAAGCTCATCTCCAGAAAAGGCAAGAGAAGTTTATGAGGGAAAGATTTTGCTTATTAAGCATCCAAAGGAAAACATAAACTTCAGTCAGCGGAAAAGAGCCTGGAATTTCCTTAAAGAGGCGGAAAAGATTGCTAAAAAGATTGAATATGCAGATGGAAGGTTCTTTGACTTTGGAGAGTTTATAATGGAGTTCTCTCCAGCGGTTTCCCATGGGAGTGAGGGAACTAAACTTGGCTTTGTCATCATGGTCATGGTTGATGATGGAACGAAGAGATTGGTTCACGCAAGTGATATTCAGCTTTTAAATAGGAAAGCTGTGGAATGGATAATAAAGCAGATGCCGGATATCCTCATCACAGGAGGTCCTCCAACGTATTTGGAAGGTTATAGAGTTAAAGACGCCTGGAATACAGGCTTAAAGAACCTAAATGAGATTATAAAAGAGACCAACGCTCAGGTAATCCTTGACCATCATTTGATCAGAGACAAACGCTATCTGGAGTTCTTTGCCCAGCTTGAGAAAGATCCTTTAACTTTTGCAAGGTTCCTCAAAAGAGAAGATAAACCACTGGAAGCTTACAGAAAAGAGCTGCACAAGATTGAGAAAGGAGAGGATGCAGAGCTGCCTTTCAAGATTTGACTTCTAAATGTTTCTCACAATTTGGCTTCTAATGTGCCTCATTAAAGAGCCAACATAATGCGCTTTTTCAGCATAACTTTTGCCAACCAACTTTAGCTTTGTCTTTTTTTGCCTCTTCGTCCAGCTAGCTATCATTTCAGTTGAACTCTCTTTGTGCCATAGAGGATGCAAACTTTCATTTTCTCTCCCTAATGTTGAAGTCGAACAGAGCAGCTACAATTCTTTTATCACAATCAAAACCAAAAACTCTAAATTTGCTTAATGTAAAAGTTAAAGCATCGGAGGTGAGAAAATGAAAGACTTTTACATTGCCCATGAAGATGATATAAAAGCTGGAAGAACTACTGATGTTTATTTCATCAGGACAAAGAAGATACTTGAAGCAAAAGGCATTCACAAAAAGGTTCTTGCAGATGTTTCAACAACTTCTCTTCCTAAGG is from Thermococcus paralvinellae and encodes:
- a CDS encoding C2H2-type zinc finger protein yields the protein MAVLKAIKVKDRDGEIFFRCPRCGMVFKRSKDYIKHINRAHGHLFKK
- a CDS encoding cell wall-binding repeat-containing protein; the protein is MKNKGWVSLSLLILLAVSLVSLTLFPVKAQENKPQYDLIIVRNDDLIDYIVALPYSKKTNAPILPVNPKMLDEKTRAQLYSYAQLGWRNVLIIGNSNAVSKEVEDELLSLGFSVTRIGGEVRTETAEKLAVAFYPQGSSTVVLASAMDYGSALAAAKFAMEYELPLLLTLENDLSEHTIAGLKKLHPRLVIIIGTGLNETIEKKLQEMGYETYWMGHQIEPLPISKPEEPSPIPWVVIGAVISLAIAVPIILYWAKKRWAANRVPIEVLTEKERIVVKAILEKGGKVKQEDLPELTGYSRPTVSRIVQELEKKQLVTREKVGKTFIVKLIKEINLKE
- a CDS encoding aldehyde ferredoxin oxidoreductase family protein, whose translation is MFGYHGKILRVNLTTGKISEEKFDEKFAQKWLGTRGFGVYFLLKEMDPTVDPFSPENKLIFATGPLTGTTAPTGGRYMVITKSPLTGYIAMANSGGFFGAELKFAGWDAIIFEGKADHPVYLYINDDQVELRDASHVWGKVVSETEKILTEEVGDKRVQIASIGPAGENLVRFAAVMNNGHRAAGRGGVGAVMGSKNLKAIVVRGHKRVEIADRQKFTSVVKEKIEKLKKDPVAGGGLPTYGTAVLVNIINSNGLYPTRNFQDSQFEYAEEQSGEAMRAKYLVRNKPCFACPIGCGRVNVLPTLGETEGPEYESIWALGAHLGINDLASIIEANHLCDEYGLDTISTGGTLATAMELYERGLIKPEDIGDAPPLRFGNTEVLHYYIEKLTFRKGFGDILAEGGYRVAEKFNGVEYFMGVKKQELPAYDPRGAEGHGLGYATNNRGGCHIKQYMISPEILGYPYKMDPHDISDEKVKMVILFQDLTALIDAAGLCLFTTFGLGADDYRDMLNAALGWDFTTEEYLKIGERIWNAERLFNLKAGLDPLKEDTLPKRLLEEPVKQGPNKGHVVRLKEMLPRYYALRGWTEDGKVPEEKIKELGLEEVA
- a CDS encoding MBL fold metallo-hydrolase, which produces MKIIPLASESLGVRSLATYVKIGKTGILIDPGAALGPKRYSLPPAKAELEALMKARERIQSYAKKADIVTISHYHYDHHTPFFEGIYESSSPEKAREVYEGKILLIKHPKENINFSQRKRAWNFLKEAEKIAKKIEYADGRFFDFGEFIMEFSPAVSHGSEGTKLGFVIMVMVDDGTKRLVHASDIQLLNRKAVEWIIKQMPDILITGGPPTYLEGYRVKDAWNTGLKNLNEIIKETNAQVILDHHLIRDKRYLEFFAQLEKDPLTFARFLKREDKPLEAYRKELHKIEKGEDAELPFKI
- a CDS encoding metal-dependent hydrolase, with translation MVKIKFLGHAAFEIEGSKRILIDPFLTGNPAAAAKPEDFDRVDLILVTHMHGDHVGDAVKIAQKTGAKIVAMYDIANYLVEKNRGITTIGMNYGPTEIDGVKIVQVPAWHSSGADENFMVGNACGYIVEIDGVTIYHAGDTYVFKDMELFAELYGIDVALLPIGGHFTMGPKEAAKAVELLKPKYVIPMHYNTWPPIAQDPEKFKKLVGDKAEVIILKPGETFEL
- a CDS encoding tungsten cofactor oxidoreductase radical SAM maturase, which produces MKGDMHRFSFDNSLILIPKEPDLKYLYIEITNRCNLRCEMCFKQYWEDKEGDMDYNLFLKILDDAKEFPELEMIYFGGIGEPTVHPRFMDMVKEVKKRGYALGMSTNGFLLTDKKIKELVKLGVDLIYISLDAIPTQETKIGHIMPSVAVDRIKKIVEEKKRQGKDFPHIGVEVVVTKENYWQMSHIADYLGDLGIDVLLFSNIVPIEKKHADQIVYDGSVDLQPYINDLHAKAYKHFLLKLPEFELRTERHCDFVEKKAAVVRWDGEVAPCYRFLHTYPEVIFGREKKVYAYSFGNVKEKSLKEIWTSKDYTWFRFVVKNALYPSCTDCPLVDSCNFVEDTNADCWSNTPSCGDCLWARRIVMCPIPEKGVKGFW
- the iorA gene encoding indolepyruvate ferredoxin oxidoreductase subunit alpha; amino-acid sequence: MAKVTDIVLWDKPGEKVLLLGNHAIARGALEANIAVFAAYPGTPSSELTDTMAAVAEKAGVYMEYSTNEKVAFETALSAAWSGLRAMTAMKHVGLNVAADSFMTVSYMGVEGGFVIMVADDPSMWSSQNEQDTRIFAKFAQVPVLEPSSPHEAKEMTKYAFELSEKFKQMVILRTTTRISHARGDVVLGELPEEIKLGKRKFGKFEKNPERFVDIPAFQRKKHSWVLETIEKMREELAECPFNWIEGKEDAKVGIIAPGLAYSYVKEALTWLGVDDVKVLKLGTPFPVPYRLLEKFFDGLERVLIVEELEPVVEEQVKVWAFDNGIRIPIHGKDYVPRVLEMTTRRAVTAIAKFLGLETPVDFESVDERYKKVSAIVPPRPPSLCPACPHRNTFYAIRKAAGSRAIFPSDIGCYTLGVLPPLKTVDTTIAMGGSIGVAHGLDVALNGVPGEKETNEKKRIIVATIGDSTFFHTGLPALANAIYNRSNVVIVVMDNLVTAMTGDQPNPGTGDTPHGPGKRILIEDVAKALGADFVEVVDPYDIKATYEVMKKAIETEGVSVVVARRVCALHHIGQMRRKGEKWPIYTVNEEKCTGCKICINAYGCPAIYWDAEKKKAKINPLMCWGCGGCAQVCPFGAFEVMKEGE
- the dph5 gene encoding diphthine synthase, coding for MAIYFIGLGLYDEKDITLKGLEIARKCDLIFAEFYTSLLAGTTIERIEELIGKPIRVLNREEVELHFEKIVLSEAKNKDVAFLTAGDPMVATTHADLRIRAKQMGIESYVIHAPSIYSAVSITGLQIYKFGKSATVAYPEKNWFPTSHYDVIKENKERGLHTLLFLDIKADQGRYMTANEAMEILLQVEEMKKQNVFTPETFVVVLARAGSLTPTLKAGYVKDMIKEDFGKQPHIMVVPGRLHIVEKEYLVTFADAPEEILKRRDL
- the acs gene encoding acetate--CoA ligase alpha subunit, which encodes MTFDYFFKPKAIAVIGASNDPLKLGYEVFKNLKKYKDGRVYPVNVKDEVVQGVKAYKNVKDIPDEVDLAVIVVPKKFVKQTVIDCGEKGVKGIVLITAGFGETGEEGKKEERELVGIAHQYGMRIIGPNCVGIMNTHNNMNATFIMDAKKGDIAFVSQSGALGAGIVYKTVKEGIGFSKFISIGNMADVDFSELMEYLADDPESKAIALYIEGVKDGRKFMEAARKVTKKKPVIVLKAGKSESGARAASSHTGSLAGSYKIYEAAFKQTSILVANTIDEMLSMARAFTQPIPQGNRVAIMTNAGGPGVLTADEIDKHGLKLANLKEETMQKLREFLPPMAAVKNPVDMIASARGEEYYKTAKLLLEDENVDMLIAICVVPTFAGMTPTEHAEGVIRAVKEVNNGKPILALFMAGYVSEPAKELLEKEGIPVYERPEDVGIAAYALWEIARRRNK